The Prunus dulcis chromosome 5, ALMONDv2, whole genome shotgun sequence genomic sequence AGTACATGAATGAAAATATCTTTGTGAGCACTTTCAGTCGCAAGATTTTTTTGGTAGTTATATTATTGCACTacttcataaataataaatctgctcttaatattaatatcatattatattGCACTGACAAACTTTGGAATTCGTAACTGTGCAGAGAGCATCAAATGCCAGCAAAGCAAATCGgtctaaaaagaaaatggagcaTTGATTGAAGGAGAAGTGTGGAGAATAATTGCCCTAAGATGTGGAGAGGCTCGTGAGGAGAATCGATCGAAAGAAAAGTATGACCATCATAATGGAGCaaaaccattttcatttttctatcaAAAACACGTTGAAGTATGTTCTATCCCCAATGTTGTTGATTAAGTGTAGaaaatgatttgaatttggattttcGGCTAGATTAGGTGGAGAATAATTGGCCAAAGATGTGAAGGGGCCAGTAAGGAGAATCGATCGAAGGAAAAGTATGACCATCATAATGGAGCaaaaccattttcatttttctatcaAAAACACGTTGAAGTATGTTCTATCCCCAATGTTGTTGATTAAGTGTAGaaaatgatttgaatttggattttcGGCTAGATTAGGTGGAGAATAATTGGCCAAAGATGTGAAGGGGCCAGTAAGGAGAATCGATCGAAGGAAAAGTATGACCATCATAATGGAGCaaaaccattttcatttttctatcaAAAACACGTTGAAGTATGTTCCATCCCCAATGTTGTTGATTAAGTGTAGAAAACAGTTTGAACTTGGATTTTCGGCTGGATGAGGGTTTCGtttcaggtttttttttactaatttcGAGGTTACGATTTGGTGCTTGGCCAATAACTAGGGAACATAAGGATGCATTCACTAGGAGGGATTTAGGATTCTTTGAACTGTGTAAGTTCCAATTGAGGTTGTATTGTAACATGGTACACGCTTTGCTATGACATTATGGACATTTGCAATTTGAAATGCAGGTTATCTTCCGACTATTCGAGACATAGAGCAGCGTCCCCGTAGAAAAGGGGTTAGGGGGCATGTAAAGCTGTAAAGATTGCTCGCATCGTGTGCACATCTAATAATAGGATTAAGGTTATTTTTCTTCCGAATATATAATGAACCTGTGTGGATGAGAAGATATCTAGCATGCTATCACATGACCTTGGGGCCATTATTCGGAGCAAATGTCCAATTAATCATAGATATTGGGAGGATGTTCCTGAAGATCCGAAGAAAGACTTTATTGATGAGATCAGTGTGAGCgtataataatttaaaaattaagattttgttttacttttctccaaatacaatgtttaatttttacacctttttgtaattaattgcAGGTCAACTTTGATATAGACTTGGATATTGTTGGTCCTCGTGGTTATATCGATTTAGTCATGGCTAGGCGTGTTAGGGACTTCAAGCACAAGTTGCATAAGCACTTTCAGCTTTTCTCATCTCCTGAGGAGGCTTTGGCCAACCCACCATTGGAGATAATTGAGAAATATGCAGTACATGAATGAAAATATCTGTGTGAGCACTTTCAGTCGCAGgattttttggaagttataTTATCAATAACGCTACGGgaaccaacttgtttaccaacttttggataccaacacatgtggcccatgacatggcaacctatgtcatctgccacctcatttattttaattacataatttttttatataaataaaagaatttctttttcttttttttttcttttttcttttttcttttttcggtgtgaaattcttttatttatataacaaattatgtaattaaaataaatgaggtggcatatgacataggttgccatgtcatgggccacatgtgttggtattcaaaaattagtaaacaagttggtgcccgtagcgttattgttatattatacttaataaataataaattttctcttaatattaatattatattatattgcaTTGAAAAATTCTGGAATTTGTAACTGTGCAGAGAGCATCAAATTCCAAGAAAGCAAATCgatctaaaaagaaaatggagcaTCGATCGAAGGAAAAGTATGGAGAATAATTTCCCCAAGATATGAAGTGGCCAGTAAGGAGAATCGATCGAAGGAAAAGTATGACCATTATAATGGAGCAAAACTATTTTCATTGCTCTATCAAAAACACGTTGAAGTACGTTTGATTGCAAGAGAAAAATCTGccgcacaaaaaaaaaaatcatgcatcaGCTACAAATAATTGTCAAATATTGAATATCGATATTTTAATGCAATAAGGTTGAGGCGCGAATCTTTGGCCTTCATAACGAGGATGTTACAAGAAGTCATATTAATGCAATATGAAGGGACAAAAGCTTCTCTTAGTGTGAAGATAAAAGTTGCTAATGAAAATGAGGCAACGATGTTGCTCGTAAAAAATAAGTTGTAATGTTACTATTGATTTGGAAACATGTTAATCAACCGATTTTAGGAAGAACTGATCTATTACATTTGCGCATTACTTCACAATGTGTGCGAATGATAACAAAAATGCATGATGTTCCATTTGCCTTTTGGTTCAGTTTACTTTATTGGTACTAAATGCTTTCTGCGTAGTtacaaagtaaaaataaattaatatgaaGAGGTAATTAACTTTAGTTTAATAAGTACTACAATGATATCAATACCAAAAATTTCAGTGAAAGAAAGTGAGTACACAAAAATGCCCATTCATGTGCGACATCTCTATCAAGTATCTCCAACGGTGAGTTGGCTAAAGCCTCCCTTGTTGATGAGAAAAACTCGAAAGTATTTACAAgttatgtatttttatttatattgctTCTAGGTCACGTTTGATGTCGACGTACAGGGTGAGTGGAAAGGATTATGTCGATGTGAACAATTTCAATCTCCCTAACTTATGGTATTAAATATGTACATAGTTTACATTCCCTAacatatttgttttaaaagttcaaatatgtttattattcatatatatatatatattgtattagTACTCTGCTTACCTATTGTAAAGCGATCGAAAGCCAATAAAGAGAATTAATTAAAGGATAAGTATGACCACCATGCTGGAGGAAAACCATTTTCATTGCGCTATCAAGAATACGTAGAAATATGTTTGATAGCGAGAAGAATTTTACCTATTTAACGATTTTAATGCTTGATAGTATAAGTATGTTTGATTAACCATTTTAATGATGACAATCATACTTATTTAAGTCTCGAAACCGCTTAGCCATGATTTTTTTGACATAATGATGACGATCATACTCATTTAAGTCTATGTCATAGTTGACCTACAGTTAACAATAATGAACCATGAGATATTTAACATAATACTTTGCACACTCACAGTGATCTCATCCATAAGGTCCTTTTCTCTTGTCTTCCAGAAAGTCACTTCAATAAGCATGATTCAGCAAACATTTTTTCTGAATAATTGCCCCAATATGTGAAGGGGCCAATAAGAAGAATCGATCGAAGGAAAAGTATAACCATCATGATGGAGCAAAACCATTTTCATTGCTCTATCAAAAACACGTTGAAGTACGTTTGAtagcaagaaaaaaatatctcACACACAAAAATCGTGCATCGACTACAAATAATTGCCAAATATTGAATATCAATATTTTAATGCAATGAGGTTGAGGCACGAAACTTTGGCCTTCATAACGAGAATGTTACAAGAAGTCGTATTACTGCAATACGAAGGGACAAAAGCTCCTCCGAGTGTGAAGATAAAAGTTGCTGATGAAAATGAGGCAACGATGTTGCTTGTGAAAAATAAGTTGTGATGTTACAATTGATTTGGAAATATGTTAATCAACCAATTTCAGGAAGAACTAATATATTACATTTGCGCATTGCATTGCAATGTGTGCGAATGATAACGAACATGCATGATGCTCCATCTGCTTTTTGGTTCAGTTTACTTTATTGGCACCAGATGCTTTCTACATAGTtacaaagtaaaaataaattaatatgaaGAGGTAATTAACATTAGTTTAATAAGTAATACAATGATATCAATGCCAAAAATTActgtaaaagaaaatgagtACACAAAAATACCCATTCATGTGCGACATCTCTATCAAGTATTTCCAATTGTGAGTTGGCTAAAGCCTCCCTTATTGATGGGAGAAACTCGAAAGTATTTACAagttatgtattttttatcaTATTACTTTTAGGTCACGTTTAATGTCGACGTACAGGGCGAGTGGAATAAGAACTATGTCGAAGATTTATCTCAGAAGATATATCGGGAATTCAAGTATGAACTGAGTGATTACTTTAAGTCTTTCGAATCAGCTAAACATGCTATGGAGAACCCTCCCGAGAAGATGATGGGAAGAGACATATCACAATGGCTATGTTTATGTGCACATTTTCAGTTTCCCGAGTTTATGGTATTAAATATGCAATTTACAATTCCCTAacatatttgttttaaaagttcaaatgtttttactatacatatatattgtattaataTTCAGTTTACTTATTGTAGAGCGATAAAAAGCCAATAAGGAGAATTAATCAAAAGATATGTATGATCATCATGCTGGAGAAAAACCTTTTTCGTTGTGCTATCAAAAATACGTAGAAATATGTTTGATAGCGAGAAGAATTGTACTTATTTAACGATTTTAATGCTTGATAGTATAAGTATATTTGATTAACGATTTTAATGACGAcaatcatatttatttaagTCTCGAAACTGCTTAGCCATGATTTTGTTGACATAATGATGACAATCATACTTATTTAAGTCTATGTCATAGCTGACCTGCAATTTACAATAATGAAACATTGGATATTTAACACGTAGAAGTATGTTTGATAGCGAGAAAAAAGCTattacacacacaaaaatcgTGCATCGACTACAAATAATTGTCAAATATTGAATATCGATATTTTAATGCAATGAGATTGAGGCATGAATCTTTGGCCTTCATAACGTGGATGTTACAAAAAGTCGTATTAATGCAATGTGAATGGACAAAAGCCCCTCCCAGTGTGAAGATAAAAGTTGTTGATGAAAATGAGGCAATGATTTCTTGTGAAAAATAAGTTGTGATGTTACTACTGATTTGGAAGCATGTTAATCTACCAATTTCAGGAAGAACTGCAATATGTGTGAACGATAACAAAAAGGCAACTTTGATGTCAACATACATGCCGAATGGAATAAGGTGTTTACAAGTTATGTACTTTTGATTATATTGCTTTTAGATTAACTTTGATGTCGACGTACATGTCGAGTGGAATAAGGATTATGTCGAggatttatttcaaaatgttCATCGGGAATTCAAGTGTGAATTGCATGATTCTTCAAGTCTTTGGAATTAGCTTAACATGCTAAGGAGAGCCCTCTTGAGGAGATGAAGAGGAGAGCAAATCAAAATGACTATATTTATGTGCATATTTTCAATCTCCCGACTTCATGATATTAAATATGCAACCGCTTCCACAAAACCTCATCCGAGTGTGAAGATAAAAGTTGCTACTGAAAATGAGGCAGTGATGTTGCTTGTGAAAAATAAGTTGCGATCTTGGTGTTGATTTGGAAACCTGTTAATCAACCAATTTCAAGAAGAATTAATATATTACATTTTCAAATTACATCGCAATGTGTGCAAACGATAACGAACATGAAACTTTGATGTCAACGTACATGCCGAGTAGAATAAGGATTATGTCAAGGATTTATTTCAAAAGATCTATCGGGAATTCAAGTATGAATCGCATGACTACTTCAAGTCTTTTGAACCAGCTAAACATGCTAAGGAAAACCCTCCCAAGGAGATGATGGGTTGTAGCAAATCACAATGGCTATATTTATGTGCACATTTTCAGTCTCCCGAGTGTATGGTATTAAATATGCAGTTTACAATTCCCTAacatatttgttttaaaagtttaaaTGTTCTgactatacatatatattgtattaaaTATTCAGTTTTCTTATTATAGAGCGATCAAAGCCTAATAAGGAGAATTTATCGAATGATAAGTATGAGCATCATACTGGAGGCAAATCATTTTCATTGCGTTATAAAAAATACGTAGAAAAATGTTTGATAGTGAGAAGGTTAAATATGACCATCATGCTCAAGACTAATTGGGGAAGCGAGCTTAGGCAAGGTTGTATGACTAACAGTTCATCATCAAGGGTGGTTGATTTCGAAGGTGTAGAAGTGGTGGTATTAGAGGATAAGGTTCACAAAAGTGAAGAGAAGACAAGGGATGATGGAGAGAATGTTGTTGGGTTGGAGGGAACCAAAAATATGCTTCTTACCAAGGTGGTCACGGATGGGACTCCAAGGTGGGTGGAGCTTGACATAAAggttgaagaagatgggtATCAACAACAAACTCATAAAGGGGTTCTACTTCAGGTAGAGCCTTCATCATAAGCAAGGTCCGAGCCTAAGGAATCCATTAAACcatccccaagttttggataGACGGACAAAAGAGATTCAACTACGTTTCGGAGTGCTTTGCGGAGTATGAAGCGGGAAAGTTGGATGGGTGCTTTGATGAAAAGAAATGCGTTAGTTCATAAATCCAAGAGCAAAGTTGGTGGCTATGTAGGGATTTATAGAACAAGGGTTGGTATGCGATTTGCATACCAAGACATGTCAAGAATTCAAGGTTCCAAGAAGACGAGGAGCAAGGAGCAAGACATAGAGGATCTCTTTTATACACAGGAGGTTTGGGTGGCCCAAGTATAACATTGGGTGGAGCACCTCCTCACTTGAGGTGCGTTGATGCAAAAGGTTTCTTGCCATTGTGCAACTCTTGTGAATTACTAGAATGGTTTCCAAGATGTTGAAGAGGTTCTAGGGGTCAACTATTGTTCATAGGTGATTGATGGTTCGCCAAGGTGAAGATTGCTGAAGTTTTGGCTCATCATGATGTGGGAGGAGGAAAAGGAACCAAGGGCCGCAAGGATGGAGCAGcaaggaaggagaagaagtcGCAAGGAGGCAACAACACAGTAGGAGATCGGTTGGTTTTGGCATGCTCAAAATTGGCGTCTCTATCTTTAACTAGGGTTCTTGTGAGAGCTAAGGGGGTTCAAGATTGTAACCAAAGTTGTTCTTACATACTAGTGAATTTCTCAGGTGGAATACCAAGAGGACGTAGGCACGAGGTGGAACCTTTATAAATCTTTGTGTTCTTGTGTGCTTGTTTTCTCTCTTCGACGTGCATGTGTTTTATTCTCAAAGGGGTTTGTATGTTTGTCATCGCATAGTCCATCAACGACAATATCTTGTAGTGTTTTCGCACAACAAACAGAATACTCATTACTGTGATCTTTGTATTGTCTCCTTGATCTAGGAATGAGGTATTTGAAAGCAGAAGATTGAGGAGTCAGAAATtcataaagaagaaaatcttTACTTTTTATCGACCAATGAACAATTAATGCTAGTTTATGAGACAATTCTAAAGAAATAGTTTTCTAATCATGACAAAAGTTTTCTGGCTCTATCTTGTTTCTAATCATGTAACTGTTGgaagatttcttttttcttcttttttttttccttctcttttttttttttttttttttttttttttttggtggctttcaaactttgttttaaaCAGCAAGATGATTCCATACCTAGTTTTGATGAAACCATTCTTATGTAAAAATCTTGCCCATTTATATTGGAATATCTTATATCAATCATATTGCTAAACCACATCAAGCACCCCCTTCCTCCATCTCGGatatccaaaaccaaatttgcAAAAGCGATGCAGGAGCAGTTGTTCATGCACATCATCTCACATTCCTTGAAGTTCATACTAGTGTTATATCAGGATTGTTCTATACTTGGCAATTTCACCCCGAAGTACTTCTTAAAGATGTCTCCACTGCAATTCAGTTGAGTCTTTCTCACACAGCTATATGACCAATCCACCAAGTCCCAGTCTTGTTGAAAGTTTGGTATAAATCCTTTCAAGCATCTACATACTGGGGACTTGGTTTCCATCACTCCTGATGTAGCTCAGCCCAAATCCATCTTGAGTTAACGCCAGCCTGATAAGGGTTTTGAGCTGTTGGGAAgcttataagttataaccaTAACACAAATCATATGTGTACGAATGGTTTGGATTTAAATTATGCATCCCACTAAATTGGATTGCATTCCATGGTGCAGTCCGTTATTTTATAACAGAACCCTCTCTCAGAATTAATTCATGGTATCCATCAGGACCAAGTTAATCTGTATAATTTCCTTGAGAAGGATTTCCAGGGTGTAAGATGccatttaaattaaaacttgTGATGTTGTTCCTAACAAGCTTCATACCTGGTATTAATGTATCACCTGGGTTATCAAACTCTGCCATAAAATATTATCACGGTCATTATGACCATTGCCATCTATCACAACAAGATTTCCAGAATCCAAAAGCTATGCCATTGGATTCTGTGCAGAACTTGATGTGTTGGAAGACCAAACTGTAGTGTTCTTATGGTCAACAAGGCCAAGAATTCCAGGGCTACGCACCTTGAGTACACCTGATGAACCAGTGAGGGTTGTGTTTCTGTTGGCAATCCATACATTGGTGGTAACCGATATTTTCTTGTACAATATGGCCACTGTAGGAgtaaatttccccacgagaatattcggttcgaaagattcccctttcttcttcgccgCCTATTTCTCcttgcaaaatagaacaaataagaggaccacacccaggggatgttggccaaaggccctccgatgcctaaattagttcaagtatttgtaagaaaaacacTAGCTAACTAGAATAAGGAGATGTGTTTAAGGgtaaaccgggtggccggagccttatgtaaaagagagagagaaaagagatggctagggtttgagaggaattttctgCAGAGTTTTTAGTAGAGATTTcagacgtacctcaacccttgtgtgtggctatgcttttataaAGCCTcgtagggttagggtttggagaaaaataatCCTTGTTGggaaaggaattatttttctgattttaggagatttaaatcaattagggatttaatgcgaatcaaatccctaatcaAGGCAAGAATCCCCaaatcaaataatccccaaatggaaggaaatatttgacctagggtttgcttaaaattaggttcccacagcCACATACCGGTTTTTTGAAGCACTGAGACCGGAAAATTCAAGCTCAAAACTTTTGCCAATTGAGACTACGGTCTCACCGTCTGCAATGGactcaaaattttatgaagcaaattgaaggaaagatGGAAGGTCAAATACatctacaattttttttttttctatgaagACTTTCATGATTGAGGAGGGCCTCCATATGTTGGCCACTTCTAGATCTAAGAATGTAGTTTACTTGAGTTAATTGCCTAGCGTAGAGTCCTTATTGCAATTAtcaagtttaaattttgattGGTATTATGCATATGATTGTGCAAAGGGGAACACAGTTCATGTGAGACTTTCATAAGGCACATGAAAAAGAATTAAGATCTAGAAAATTTTACACAAAAGACCCCTCCTTTCTAATCTCTTCTAATGTTTATACATATGGtacatgaaaattttatgCAAGTCTCGTCCAAATAATCAAACAGGGATACAGGAAAATGCATGGGAAACAATTTAGTGCAAGTTCTTCACACTGCCCCATGTAAATGCGATTCCTTTTCTCTACTAACATGCTTGCATATTTTATCATTACTCAATCCTTCATTGGAATGGTCTCTCGGAAATTCCACAGCCACAAATGTTAGAGCTGAAGCTGGAATACCATGTAATCATCGGGATGCTACCTCTGAACCTTGCTTCATTGAGATGCCGGAGAGCAGCAAAGGATTTTCATCGATTTTGCCCGCTTCAGATGTGTCCTCTCACTGGTAACAGACACATTGCGAATCTGAACCTCAATACATGTGCTTTCTAACTCAGCAATTCTATGTAAAGATGCTTGTTCAATGCAAGCACAGCGCTTACACTCTTCTTCAAGCAAACCTGTCATTCGGTATCTGAGCTCAGCCAGTTCTTGAGCTAGATCCTCTGCTTCTTCCTTTGCCTTCAACTTTTCCTCTTTCAGTTCTTCCTAACAACCATAAGTAATGTAACTTTAGAagatataatcaacttaacaAAACCTCAAAACTCTGAAAGGACAATAACcttaattacaaaataaactTAACCACTCGCaatacaacaattataaataaataaaaacctaagGCGCCAATAAGCACTTCACATCCCACAGACCTCTAGCCTAACTACACCCACTTGCCCCACTTTCTCTTAACACAGAGACAGTAGATGTAAGCTCTACAGACTTCATGACTGGGAGACAATTCAAACTTATCCGTAATCAAATAAGTAATAAATTGGTTGAGAACCCCTACAGGTGAGTGAGTGAGCGAGGGAGGGCTAGCAGCTAAGTGAGATACTGGTGCCCCTGTTAACACCCAAATTGGCAAATACGgtatgcaaagaaaatttaaacatTATCCTGATCAACCCCAAGCTTTGGGATTGTGATTCTTTCAACGTGTCTTGTTATTTCTTTAGATGCATACAAATCAAGTATTTTTTcaagtaaataaacatataaataagGTAGTAATTGGGAATGAAATTTAACAACTTCCACAAGGTAACAAGACGGCAACAGCAagtcaaataaaaattattaaaccaAAAATCCGTGAGAAGTATGCTCTAGTTTAAAAACAAGCAGTAAAACCGAACAAATCAAGACTCCAACCAATACAACGGAAAGGGAATGTACTGCAACAACTATCTCAAGATGCTTGTTATGACATAATTCACTGTCAATTCTTACGTATATGGCTAATCCAttaccaatatatattttgtgtcACACCATATCCTGTTTGGCTAAAGGTTAGTCAGCTTGGAAGGTTGTTAGCTGATGTGTCATTATGGTTGGATTGTTAGTATAAAGTCTGTAATCCCATGTGTATTGGTTTCATTCAATGAGAAATACAGAAATCAAAAAGTAACATTTCCCCTAAATTCCTCTCTATGAATATTCTAGAACTCTCTGTCTTCTTCATTCAACTCTGTTAGCATATCCAAGCAAATCTTCTCTCTTCTGTTCCAAACATGCCATAGACCCAAAAATACAAGGATACAAAAATCACACCTCTCTACATCTTGTCCCAATTTGTAGGAGTCCTCAACATCAAATGAGCTGTGCTATTGCTGTTGGTGCTGCTTGACAATTGTGCAAAAGTAAGCTATACAACTCCACCAATGAAGATCTTTGAGCCATAATGAAGATATTTGAGCCGAATTCAGGTTTTAAGAAGCGGTTATCTGTTGAGAGGCTCTAATTGCTACTCCAACTTCTGCCTGTTTCTTCACCATAGCAGCATGCTTCTGACCAGCAAGATGAGAACTAAAAACTGTTTGACTATTGCACACCACATTGCATACAGTACACGTTCTGACCGCACCAGCTGCTGCTCCTCCTGATATGATCTTTCGCTTCTTTGTCTCCAAATCCTCCTCTGGCTGGGAACCCTTGGCTCCTGGGTTTTCCATTGGTCCAATTATTGCATTTGTTGCAACTGATGGAACATTTGAGGTTGAGGCACTGCCATCATTCTTTAACTTTTCAAGTTGCTCCAAGTTCTTTTGATGTTTCTTTCCAACTAGGTGTTTGATGTAGGTGTCATTGCTGTTACAATTGACTTTACAAACTTCACACCATGCAGACTGAATcagtttgattttatttggaTCTTTACTCCAAATGCCAGTAACTTCAGATTGAACTGCAGCAAAATATGGGCCAACATTTGGAGCCACTAAGCTAGCCTACATAATGGAAATAGTAAAAGTAAgtaatatattaataataataaaaaagtaaaaaatcactAAATAAGATAGGCCCACTTGAAGGACACATATAAGAAAACATTGAGAATCCAAATAATAACATAAAGAATACAAGATCCTCTAGAGGACTCACATGATACAAGCAAGTGTATCCAAAATCACTCATAAATACTTGAGGGAACCTAAATACCATATCACaggtgaaagaaaaaaaaccaaatactGAAATGCGGACACTATGGAAAGATGTATGGCAAAAGTGACAGAAGAATCTTAAAAGGAAAGCTAGTTAAATTGTTATTTACCTGCGCCCTGTGCCTTTTACCAGCCAGGTGCTTAATGTAAACTTCTTGGCTATTGCAAACAACGTTGCATATTGTGCAAACCACCATGGAATCAACTGCTGCACCACCATTCACAACCTTACGTCTCTTTGTTTCCAATTCTGCACCAGCAGCCACACCTGAACCCCCAAATATCACTTGCCCACCTACACTGCTTGTTTGGCTTGGCAGACTGATATTGTTTAGAACATTAGAGGTTGCAGCAGTGGGATTATATTgcattctgatttttttttggtgtttcttTCCCAATATGTGTGCCTCGTAATTTTCTTTGCTACTACAACTGATATTACAAACATCACACCGATTTGTCCCATTGCTATTCCACAAAGAATTTGAAGTGGTGGGCACTAACAAACTCTCATTCAGAGACTTGATAGACtgcaaacaacaaaaaatggtTTTCAATGTGACTTTATATATTGTAATCGTACATATACTAAACAATGCAAGCATATGGGAAAACTTATGAATGTCTGAATTAGACATAAAACATACTATGAACATGCATCATAAGAGTATTAGAATACACAGTCCACGAGTGGATGCACACATAATACACTTAAATGACCTAAACTAAATTGAGTAATGCGAAAATGGTGCAATGCTTTTGAAAAGAAGACATCCAATCTAATTTTCCACTACCACAGCACCACTCGATACACCACATAAACACATCAAAACCCATAGAATAGGATCACAAAACAAATACATCACAACCCATTTAGGGAAAAGAGCCCAAGAGTTATATTATGCACCAAAAAACCGAACTTGAATTGAAGAAAGGCACTTACAGCTTCGTGTCCAACAGGTTCAGCTTGTTGGATAGCCCCATTCTGAGACCCAGCATTTGGGTCTTCAACAAATGGCGTTTGAGCTTGGAATACAACATGGGTCCACGAGTATGAGCCTGAATTGACATTTGGTTCAGTTCCAGGCGGGCGAATGGCTGGATCGAAGGCTACTGCAGAGGGAACCACTGGTGGAGGAAACAACCAACGTTGGTTACTGTTAGGGTTTATGGTGTTGGATTGATAAGGAATGTGATAGGTGAAATTGGTGGAATCTTGTGAAGGATTGAACATTTGGGAGTGTGACTTTGTAGTGAAGTTGGAATTAGGGTTAGTGTATAATGGGATTGTGACGTGGTTCGTTGAAGAAGGTGTTGAGTTTGCACACATAGTATCTGGTGCTCTGGAAATGTAGGGAGCGAAGTTGGAATTAGGGCTAGTGTATGACGGGATTGTG encodes the following:
- the LOC117626877 gene encoding zinc finger protein 346-like encodes the protein MCANSTPSSTNHVTIPLYTNPNSNFTTKSHSQMFNPSQDSTNFTYHIPYQSNTINPNSNQRWLFPPPVVPSAVAFDPAIRPPGTEPNVNSGSYSWTHVVFQAQTPFVEDPNAGSQNGAIQQAEPVGHEASIKSLNESLLVPTTSNSLWNSNGTNRCDVCNISCSSKENYEAHILGKKHQKKIRMQYNPTAATSNVLNNISLPSQTSSVGGQVIFGGSGVAAGAELETKRRKVVNGGAAVDSMVVCTICNVVCNSQEVYIKHLAGKRHRAQASLVAPNVGPYFAAVQSEVTGIWSKDPNKIKLIQSAWCEVCKVNCNSNDTYIKHLVGKKHQKNLEQLEKLKNDGSASTSNVPSVATNAIIGPMENPGAKGSQPEEDLETKKRKIISGGAAAGAVRTCTVCNVVCNSQTVFSSHLAGQKHAAMVKKQAEVGVAIRASQQITAS